A window from Streptomyces subrutilus encodes these proteins:
- a CDS encoding SLC13 family permease, translating to MSDHVIALIALVLVFTVATFTSVHMGALAIGAAFITGTLFFDQSADDIFGGFPGDLFVVLVGVTFLFAIAKNNGTVDWLVHASTRAVRGRIALIPWVMFLITAALTAVGAVVPAAVAIVAPIGMGFAARYKIHPVLLGLFVINGASAGGFSPIGIFGSITNGVVERNGLAGNPALLFAASFAFNVVLSGVVFLLFGGRRLIGRRAQDPTPAPGTTGTRAATHHGPRTGPGDEPSTGGGSAAGGSAGAAAAAEPGTLTLTRPGPQPGAGPGTDPAADPRLDTARLLTLLGLLSLVVGALFFDLNVGLLAMTVTVVLSLVSPASSKGAVDRCAWSTVLLVCGIVTFVGMMERIGTIDYLGKEVAGIGAPLLGALLICLIGSVVSAFASTTGILGALIPIAVPFLLSGEIGAVGLITALAISSSVVDSSPISTSGALVTASAPAEQRGAVFRRLMQWGLCMAAVAPPVTWLLFVLPGWL from the coding sequence GTGTCCGATCACGTCATAGCCCTCATCGCGCTGGTACTGGTGTTCACCGTCGCGACGTTCACCTCAGTGCACATGGGAGCACTCGCCATCGGTGCCGCGTTCATCACCGGCACCCTCTTCTTCGACCAGTCCGCGGACGACATCTTCGGGGGCTTCCCCGGCGATCTGTTCGTCGTCCTCGTCGGCGTCACGTTCCTGTTCGCCATAGCCAAGAACAACGGGACGGTGGACTGGCTCGTCCACGCCTCGACCCGGGCCGTGCGCGGCAGGATCGCGCTCATCCCCTGGGTGATGTTCCTGATCACGGCCGCACTGACCGCGGTCGGCGCGGTCGTCCCGGCCGCCGTCGCCATCGTGGCCCCGATCGGCATGGGGTTCGCCGCCCGCTACAAGATCCATCCCGTCCTGCTGGGCCTGTTCGTCATCAACGGCGCGAGCGCCGGCGGTTTCTCACCGATCGGCATCTTCGGCAGCATCACCAACGGCGTGGTCGAACGCAACGGCCTGGCGGGCAACCCCGCACTGCTCTTCGCCGCTTCCTTCGCCTTCAACGTCGTCCTCAGCGGTGTGGTGTTCCTGCTCTTCGGCGGGCGGCGGCTCATCGGCCGACGGGCCCAGGACCCGACGCCCGCGCCCGGCACCACGGGCACCCGCGCCGCAACGCACCACGGACCGCGCACCGGGCCGGGCGACGAACCGAGCACCGGCGGCGGATCCGCCGCCGGGGGTTCGGCCGGCGCGGCCGCCGCGGCCGAGCCCGGCACGCTCACGCTCACCCGGCCGGGCCCCCAACCCGGCGCCGGACCGGGCACCGACCCCGCCGCCGACCCGCGTCTCGACACGGCCCGGCTGCTCACCCTGCTCGGCCTGCTGAGCCTGGTCGTCGGGGCCCTGTTCTTCGACTTGAACGTCGGACTGCTCGCCATGACGGTGACGGTCGTGCTGTCGCTCGTCTCCCCCGCCTCCTCCAAGGGGGCCGTCGACCGCTGCGCCTGGTCCACCGTCCTGCTGGTCTGCGGCATCGTCACGTTCGTCGGCATGATGGAGCGGATCGGCACCATCGACTACCTCGGCAAGGAGGTCGCCGGCATCGGAGCGCCGCTCCTCGGCGCCCTGCTGATCTGCCTCATCGGCTCCGTGGTCTCGGCTTTCGCCTCCACCACCGGGATACTCGGCGCGCTCATCCCGATCGCCGTCCCGTTCCTCCTCAGCGGCGAGATCGGCGCGGTGGGGCTGATCACGGCGCTCGCCATCTCCTCTTCCGTCGTGGACTCCTCGCCCATCTCCACCAGCGGCGCGCTGGTCACGGCCAGCGCACCGGCCGAGCAACGCGGCGCGGTCTTCCGGCGGTTGATGCAGTGGGGGCTGTGCATGGCCGCCGTCGCACCACCCGTCACGTGGCTGCTCTTCGTCCTGCCGGGCTGGCTCTGA
- a CDS encoding FAD-dependent oxidoreductase produces the protein MEHRPIAVIGGGLGGLALARVLHVHGIDARVFDLEPSASARTQGGMLDIHEETGQAALREARLYEGFRAKVHPGGQALRVLDRYAHVVREEPDDGDGGRPEIDRGDLRDLLLSSLPEGAVRWNAKAVSCRALGDGRHEVVLADGTAFTTGLLIGADGAWSRVRPLLSARTPDYTGVSFVELDLHDADARHPDSARLIGGGMFFALGEEKGFLAHRETDGSLHVYVALRTPEAWLGTVDFTDAGAAKAALLRHFDGWDPALRRLVADADGPLVPRRIHALPVQHRWPRTPGVTLLGDAAHLMSPFAGEGANLALADGADLGRCLAGHPGDTEAALTAYEQILFPRSEETARQSAEGLETIFAPDAPQPLADMFARFDAAPR, from the coding sequence ATGGAACACCGTCCGATCGCCGTCATCGGCGGCGGCCTCGGGGGCCTGGCCCTCGCCCGCGTGCTGCACGTGCACGGCATCGACGCCCGCGTCTTCGACCTGGAGCCCTCCGCCTCCGCCCGCACCCAGGGCGGCATGCTCGACATCCACGAGGAGACCGGTCAGGCCGCCCTCCGCGAGGCCCGGCTGTACGAGGGCTTCCGGGCCAAGGTCCATCCCGGCGGCCAGGCGCTGCGCGTCCTCGACCGGTACGCGCACGTCGTGCGGGAGGAACCGGACGACGGGGACGGCGGGCGTCCCGAGATCGACCGGGGCGACCTGCGCGACCTCCTGCTCTCCTCGCTCCCCGAGGGCGCCGTCCGGTGGAACGCCAAGGCCGTCTCGTGCCGGGCGCTCGGGGACGGGAGGCACGAGGTGGTGCTCGCCGACGGCACGGCCTTCACCACCGGTCTGCTGATCGGCGCCGACGGCGCCTGGTCGCGCGTGCGCCCGCTGCTCTCGGCGCGGACCCCCGACTACACCGGCGTCTCGTTCGTCGAACTCGACCTGCACGACGCGGACGCCCGCCACCCGGACAGCGCCCGGTTGATCGGCGGCGGCATGTTCTTCGCGCTCGGTGAGGAGAAGGGCTTCCTCGCCCACCGGGAGACCGACGGCAGCCTCCACGTGTACGTCGCCCTGCGCACGCCGGAGGCGTGGCTGGGGACCGTCGACTTCACCGACGCCGGCGCGGCCAAGGCCGCGCTGCTGCGGCACTTCGACGGCTGGGACCCCGCCCTGCGCCGGCTCGTAGCCGACGCCGACGGCCCGCTCGTGCCCCGCCGCATCCACGCCCTGCCCGTACAGCACCGCTGGCCCAGGACCCCGGGGGTCACGCTCCTGGGAGACGCGGCGCACCTGATGTCGCCCTTCGCCGGGGAGGGCGCCAACCTCGCCCTCGCGGACGGGGCCGACCTGGGCCGTTGCCTGGCCGGGCATCCCGGCGACACGGAAGCGGCCCTGACGGCCTACGAGCAGATCCTCTTCCCGCGCTCCGAGGAGACGGCGCGGCAGTCGGCCGAGGGGCTGGAGACGATCTTCGCCCCCGATGCCCCGCAGCCCCTGGCCGACATGTTCGCCCGGTTCGACGCCGCCCCGAGGTGA